The Campylobacter concisus genome has a window encoding:
- a CDS encoding L-seryl-tRNA selenium transferase — protein MKKITLFLAFALALVLSGCGTKRQYFEPAQTSGKISLSKDMPSYIKSTNANGATLDNGNIVTKNGLNTSIKLPENFNFLNENNGFIISASINGDLNVTDPSGHSVYSNKFPTAIVAASLDQNLLAAISATNHIYLIDINNATTIMEYSSSNIAAVDSRIVAPFFMSSLIVYPALDGKIYIVQKETGRILRDVVVSSENFFNNIIFLGVEGDNLIAATAKKLIVINPNQTVYYDGEIKDVLVNNDEIYIFKKDGTIVRTNLMLKEQNKVNFKFAIFSAATIINNKLYVIEKTGYVIKTNLDLSGAEIYEFSDEIKDKSFMGNGAFYYDNELVNLGQ, from the coding sequence ATGAAAAAAATTACTCTTTTCTTGGCTTTTGCCTTGGCCTTAGTTTTAAGCGGATGTGGCACAAAAAGACAATATTTCGAGCCAGCTCAAACCTCTGGCAAAATTTCTTTGTCAAAAGATATGCCATCTTATATCAAATCAACAAATGCAAATGGTGCCACTCTTGACAACGGCAATATCGTCACCAAAAATGGCCTAAATACAAGCATTAAGTTGCCTGAAAATTTTAATTTCTTAAATGAAAACAACGGCTTTATCATCTCAGCTAGCATAAATGGCGATCTAAATGTGACAGATCCTAGTGGACACAGCGTTTATAGTAATAAATTTCCAACAGCAATTGTTGCTGCTTCTCTTGATCAAAACCTATTAGCAGCTATCAGTGCAACAAACCACATCTATCTAATAGATATAAATAATGCAACAACAATAATGGAATACAGCTCGTCTAATATAGCAGCAGTTGATTCAAGGATCGTAGCACCATTTTTTATGAGCTCACTGATTGTATATCCGGCATTAGATGGCAAAATTTATATAGTACAAAAAGAGACTGGTAGAATTTTACGTGACGTGGTCGTAAGCTCTGAAAATTTCTTTAATAACATCATATTTTTAGGCGTTGAGGGCGATAATCTAATCGCAGCAACAGCTAAAAAACTTATCGTCATTAACCCAAACCAAACAGTTTATTATGACGGTGAGATCAAAGATGTACTAGTTAATAACGATGAAATTTATATCTTTAAAAAAGATGGTACGATCGTAAGAACAAATCTTATGCTAAAAGAGCAAAATAAAGTTAATTTCAAATTTGCCATCTTCTCAGCAGCTACTATTATCAATAATAAGCTCTACGTAATCGAAAAAACAGGCTACGTTATAAAAACAAATTTAGACCTCAGTGGAGCTGAAATTTATGAGTTTAGCGATGAGATAAAGGATAAAAGCTTTATGGGCAATGGTGCCTTTTATTATGATAATGAGCTTGTTAATCTAGGGCAATGA
- the hisG gene encoding ATP phosphoribosyltransferase, translating to MITVALPKGRIAEATLEIFRKIFGSSFLFEDRKLILEEGNFRFLMVRNQDIPTYVTEGAADIGVVGLDVLEEHKPNVVRLLDLKIGQCKVCIGIKNDSELDLNQPELKIATKMPNITRNYFTKQAVAVKIIKLYGSIELAPLVGLSDAIVDVVETGSTMKQNGLKIADDIMQSSAYLIANKNSFIIKKDEILELYKKIKEEI from the coding sequence ATGATAACAGTAGCACTACCAAAGGGAAGAATAGCCGAGGCAACACTAGAAATTTTTAGAAAAATTTTTGGTTCAAGTTTTTTATTTGAAGATAGAAAATTAATCCTTGAAGAAGGAAATTTTAGATTTTTAATGGTTCGCAACCAAGATATCCCAACTTATGTCACTGAAGGTGCAGCTGATATTGGTGTAGTGGGGCTTGACGTACTTGAAGAGCACAAGCCAAACGTTGTAAGACTACTAGATTTAAAAATCGGACAGTGCAAAGTTTGCATTGGCATAAAAAACGACTCTGAACTAGATCTAAACCAGCCAGAGCTAAAAATAGCCACAAAAATGCCAAATATAACAAGAAATTATTTTACAAAACAAGCCGTAGCTGTAAAGATCATCAAGCTTTATGGCTCGATCGAACTTGCACCATTAGTTGGCTTAAGCGACGCGATAGTTGATGTAGTAGAGACTGGCTCAACCATGAAACAAAATGGACTAAAGATCGCTGATGATATCATGCAAAGCTCAGCTTATCTAATAGCAAATAAAAATAGTTTTATCATTAAAAAAGATGAGATTTTAGAGCTTTATAAAAAAATCAAAGAAGAAATTTAA
- a CDS encoding NapC/NirT family cytochrome c: protein MHFMIQAEINFCIVCHEMDPMVIAYNDDIHSGNGKTGIKARCVDCHIPHDNIAKYALTKAKNNILEG, encoded by the coding sequence ATGCATTTTATGATACAAGCGGAGATAAATTTCTGTATAGTTTGTCATGAGATGGATCCTATGGTCATTGCATATAACGACGACATCCACAGTGGTAATGGTAAAACAGGCATCAAAGCAAGATGCGTAGACTGCCACATACCACATGACAATATCGCAAAATACGCTCTAACAAAGGCAAAAAATAACATCTTAGAGGGCTGA
- a CDS encoding ABC transporter ATP-binding protein, translating into MEILRASNLGFAYDYTLFNNINLTLNQKQSIAITGISGCGKSTLLHILSTLLKPNFGEVIYQDRSIYELSQNELLAIRRLNFGIIFQSHYLFKGFSAYENIELASILSGENIEKNDLEALKISSVMNQKVGELSGGQQQRVSIARVLTKKPKIIFADEPTGNLDKQTANEVMQVLFDYINENNAALVLVTHDNDLAAKCDSSYKLENKELVQIS; encoded by the coding sequence ATGGAAATTTTAAGAGCGTCTAATCTAGGCTTTGCGTATGATTATACGCTCTTTAATAATATAAATTTAACTCTCAATCAAAAACAAAGCATCGCGATAACCGGCATTAGCGGTTGTGGCAAATCAACACTTTTACACATACTTTCAACACTTTTGAAGCCAAATTTTGGCGAGGTTATCTATCAAGATAGATCGATCTACGAGCTTTCTCAAAATGAGCTTTTGGCTATTAGAAGGCTTAATTTTGGCATTATTTTCCAGTCGCACTATCTTTTTAAAGGATTTAGTGCTTATGAAAATATCGAGCTTGCAAGTATCTTATCTGGTGAAAATATAGAAAAAAATGATCTTGAAGCGCTTAAAATTTCAAGCGTTATGAACCAAAAAGTTGGCGAACTAAGTGGCGGTCAGCAGCAGCGCGTTAGTATCGCTAGAGTGCTTACTAAAAAGCCAAAGATCATCTTTGCAGACGAGCCAACGGGCAACCTTGACAAGCAAACTGCAAATGAGGTGATGCAAGTTTTATTTGACTATATAAATGAAAACAATGCCGCCCTTGTTCTAGTCACTCACGACAACGATTTAGCAGCAAAATGCGATAGCTCCTACAAGCTTGAGAACAAAGAGCTTGTGCAAATTTCTTAA
- the gatC gene encoding Asp-tRNA(Asn)/Glu-tRNA(Gln) amidotransferase subunit GatC, giving the protein MQIDDTLLNKLEKLSALQISDEKREEVKKQLSEIVSFVDILNELDLSSDEAVVSSIKGGTPLREDEPRPSDVIDTILKYAPSREGHFFAVPKIIE; this is encoded by the coding sequence ATGCAAATAGATGACACTCTTTTAAATAAATTAGAAAAACTTTCTGCCTTACAAATCAGTGATGAAAAAAGAGAAGAAGTAAAAAAACAACTAAGCGAGATTGTATCTTTTGTTGATATTTTAAATGAACTTGATCTAAGCAGTGATGAAGCTGTAGTTAGCTCTATAAAAGGTGGCACACCTTTAAGAGAAGATGAGCCAAGACCAAGTGATGTGATTGATACGATCTTGAAATACGCTCCTTCACGTGAAGGGCATTTTTTTGCTGTACCAAAAATAATAGAATAA
- a CDS encoding type IV pilus twitching motility protein PilT: MDLIEQLQAKNLSVKIPEDNSLNNLAGDIKTLLKTVVSDKASDLHLVSRSEPQIRVDGALKPIDFGVLRGKDIENLCFALITDEQKSELENNKELDFAIELPDIGRFRGNYYYTMNGDLAAAFRIIPINIPSLDELNAPQIFKHIIKREKGLILVTGPTGSGKSTTLAAMLNEINLNYRKHIITIEDPVEFVHNNKKALFSHRNIGTDATSYSRALKSAVREDPDIILVGEMRDRETISTAITAAETGHLVFGTLHTNSAIQTINRIVDSFDGSEQLQVRNMLSVSLTAVVSQSLIPKIGGGRCAVHEILINNMAISNLIRENKIHQIYSQMQLNQQQTGMGTQTQALMKVLKEGKITKENALAYSTSQQELQNLIGTI; this comes from the coding sequence ATGGATCTAATCGAACAGCTTCAGGCAAAGAATTTAAGTGTAAAAATACCAGAAGATAATAGCCTTAATAATCTTGCTGGCGATATAAAAACACTTTTAAAAACTGTTGTGAGTGATAAGGCAAGTGATCTTCACCTTGTTTCAAGATCTGAGCCGCAAATAAGAGTAGATGGTGCTTTAAAGCCTATTGATTTTGGCGTACTAAGAGGCAAGGATATAGAGAATTTATGTTTTGCTTTGATTACTGATGAACAAAAAAGTGAACTTGAGAATAATAAAGAGCTTGACTTTGCGATCGAGCTTCCAGATATTGGTCGCTTTCGTGGCAACTATTACTATACCATGAATGGCGATTTAGCTGCTGCTTTTCGTATAATCCCAATCAATATCCCATCTCTTGATGAGCTAAATGCCCCACAAATTTTTAAGCATATTATTAAGCGTGAAAAAGGTCTTATTTTGGTTACTGGACCGACAGGAAGTGGTAAATCAACAACTCTTGCAGCCATGCTTAATGAGATAAATTTAAATTATAGAAAGCATATTATTACAATTGAGGATCCAGTCGAGTTTGTACATAACAATAAAAAAGCTCTATTTTCTCATAGAAATATCGGCACTGACGCAACTTCCTACTCAAGGGCTCTAAAATCTGCGGTTCGTGAAGATCCGGATATCATACTTGTGGGCGAGATGAGAGATAGAGAGACGATTTCAACGGCTATCACGGCGGCTGAGACTGGACACTTAGTCTTTGGTACGCTTCACACAAATTCAGCCATTCAAACTATAAATAGGATCGTTGATAGTTTCGATGGAAGTGAGCAATTGCAAGTAAGAAATATGCTTAGTGTTTCGCTAACTGCTGTCGTTTCACAAAGCCTGATCCCAAAGATAGGCGGTGGAAGGTGTGCGGTGCATGAAATTTTAATAAACAATATGGCTATCTCAAACTTGATACGTGAAAACAAAATACATCAAATTTACTCTCAGATGCAGCTAAATCAACAACAAACTGGTATGGGTACGCAAACTCAGGCTTTGATGAAAGTACTAAAAGAGGGTAAGATTACAAAAGAAAATGCGCTAGCTTATTCAACTAGCCAGCAAGAACTTCAAAATTTAATAGGAACTATATAA
- a CDS encoding type III pantothenate kinase — MILCNIGNTNATFLEDGKISRMKISEFKSYKPEKKVYFISVNDEILNILKDNKMFVDLEPFFTIDTIYQGLGVDRIAACYSINNGVIVDAGSAITVDIMANSIHLGGYILPGISSMLNAYKSISPRLDITINSQIDIDALPQKTADAVSYGIIKPIITLLDKLAGDKKVYFTGGDGDFLSKFFKNAICDKMLIFRAMQKLITEKKDMII, encoded by the coding sequence ATGATTTTGTGTAATATAGGCAATACTAACGCTACATTTTTAGAAGATGGCAAAATCTCACGTATGAAAATTTCTGAGTTTAAAAGCTATAAGCCAGAAAAAAAAGTATATTTTATATCCGTAAATGATGAAATTTTAAATATTTTAAAAGATAATAAGATGTTTGTGGATCTAGAACCATTTTTTACTATTGATACGATATATCAGGGTCTAGGAGTAGATAGAATCGCAGCATGTTACTCTATAAATAATGGCGTAATCGTTGATGCTGGAAGCGCCATAACAGTTGACATTATGGCAAATTCTATCCATCTTGGAGGATATATCTTGCCAGGCATTTCAAGTATGCTAAACGCCTACAAAAGTATCTCGCCACGACTTGATATTACTATAAATTCACAAATTGACATAGATGCACTACCACAAAAAACAGCTGATGCCGTGAGTTATGGCATTATTAAACCGATAATAACTCTACTAGATAAGCTAGCCGGTGATAAAAAAGTCTATTTTACTGGTGGAGATGGCGATTTTTTGTCAAAATTTTTTAAAAATGCTATTTGCGACAAGATGCTAATTTTTCGTGCCATGCAAAAGCTAATAACTGAAAAGAAAGATATGATAATATGA